From one Acinonyx jubatus isolate Ajub_Pintada_27869175 chromosome B1, VMU_Ajub_asm_v1.0, whole genome shotgun sequence genomic stretch:
- the FGF5 gene encoding fibroblast growth factor 5 isoform X1 translates to MSLSFLLLLFLSHLILSAWAHGEKHLAPKGQPGPAATGRNPAGASSSRSSRGTTSSSSSSVSSSPSASLGNQGSGLEQSSFQWSPSGRRTGSLYCRVGIGFHLQIYPDGKVNGSHEANMLSILEIFAVSQGIVGIRGVFSNKFLAMSKKGKLHASAKFTDDCKFRERFQENSYNTYASAIHRTEPAGREWYVALNKRGKAKRGCSPRVKPQHISTHFLPRFKQLEQPELSFTVTVPEKKKPPSPVKPKVPLSAPRKSPNTVKYRLKFRFG, encoded by the exons ATGAGcttgtccttcctcctcctcctcttcctcagccACCTAATCCTCAGCGCCTGGGCTCACGGGGAGAAGCACCTCGCCCCCAAAGGGCAACCCGGACCCGCAGCCACCGGTCGGAACCCGGCGGGCGCCAGCAGCAGTAGGAGCAGCAGGGGCACGAcgtcttcctcttcttcctccgtctcctcctccccctcggCTTCTCTGGGCAACCAAGGAAGCGGCTTGGAGCAGAGCAGTTTCCAGTGGAGCCCCTCGGGGCGCCGGACCGGCAGCCTCTACTGCAGAGTGGGCATCGGTTTCCATCTGCAGATCTACCCGGATGGCAAAGTCAATGGCTCCCATGAAGCCAATATGTTAA gtattttggaaatatttgctGTGTCTCAGGGGATTGTAGGAATACGAGGAGTTTTCAGCAACAAATTTTTAGCGatgtcaaaaaaaggaaaactccatGCAAGT GCCAAATTTACCGATGACTGCAAGTTCAGGGAGCGATTCCAAGAAAACAGCTATAATACCTATGCCTCAGCAATACACAGAACTGAGCCAGCAGGCCGGGAATGGTATGTGGCCCTCAACAAGAGAGGGAAAGCTAAGCGAGGCTGCAGCCCGCGGGTTAAACCCCAGCACATCTCTACCCACTTTCTGCCAAGATTCAAGCAGCTAGAGCAGCCAGAACTTTCTTTCACGGTCACTGTTCCTGAGAAGAAAAAGCCACCCAGTCCTGTCAAGCCAAAGGTTCCCCTTTCTGCACCTCGGAAAAGTCCCAACACCGTGAAGTACAGACTCAAATTTCGCTTTGGATAA
- the FGF5 gene encoding fibroblast growth factor 5 isoform X2, with translation MSLSFLLLLFLSHLILSAWAHGEKHLAPKGQPGPAATGRNPAGASSSRSSRGTTSSSSSSVSSSPSASLGNQGSGLEQSSFQWSPSGRRTGSLYCRVGIGFHLQIYPDGKVNGSHEANMLSQIYR, from the exons ATGAGcttgtccttcctcctcctcctcttcctcagccACCTAATCCTCAGCGCCTGGGCTCACGGGGAGAAGCACCTCGCCCCCAAAGGGCAACCCGGACCCGCAGCCACCGGTCGGAACCCGGCGGGCGCCAGCAGCAGTAGGAGCAGCAGGGGCACGAcgtcttcctcttcttcctccgtctcctcctccccctcggCTTCTCTGGGCAACCAAGGAAGCGGCTTGGAGCAGAGCAGTTTCCAGTGGAGCCCCTCGGGGCGCCGGACCGGCAGCCTCTACTGCAGAGTGGGCATCGGTTTCCATCTGCAGATCTACCCGGATGGCAAAGTCAATGGCTCCCATGAAGCCAATATGTTAA GCCAAATTTACCGATGA